A genomic region of Prosthecobacter algae contains the following coding sequences:
- a CDS encoding DUF4886 domain-containing protein yields MRVFCQILTLILFLTASMQAAEGKTVRILTIGNSFSRNATNHLDDLALAGGHTLIHTPIVVGGASLELHSGRAIAHAKDPKDKAGLYTNGRSLVQELKAEKWDYVTIQQASIKSHDLTTYQPHASRLWKLIQKNAPSAKLLVHQTWAYRKDDPRFTKPNGKPGEPKTQAEMHEMLSKAYAAITQELGAKRLPVGDAMYMVDTDAKWGFQPGPSFDPKSLKRPALPNQKHSLHVGWNWKKGKDGKINLGMDGHHANLAGEYLGACVWYEVLFGESPVGNAYVPKGLAADYARFLQETAHLAVTQAAAKSASASHLRERGNGLALQSKEMQTLADLTSQPQ; encoded by the coding sequence ATGCGCGTTTTCTGCCAAATTCTAACCCTCATTCTTTTTCTCACTGCCTCGATGCAGGCTGCGGAGGGAAAGACGGTCCGCATCTTGACCATCGGCAACAGCTTTTCCCGCAATGCGACCAACCATCTCGATGACCTCGCCCTGGCCGGTGGCCACACCTTGATTCATACACCCATCGTGGTCGGGGGCGCTTCGTTGGAACTGCATTCCGGAAGGGCCATAGCCCATGCTAAAGACCCGAAGGACAAGGCGGGCCTCTACACGAATGGCCGCAGTCTGGTCCAGGAACTGAAGGCCGAAAAATGGGATTACGTGACGATCCAGCAGGCCAGCATCAAAAGCCATGATCTGACGACTTACCAACCGCACGCAAGTCGTCTCTGGAAGCTAATCCAGAAGAATGCTCCTTCCGCAAAGCTGCTGGTGCACCAGACCTGGGCCTACCGGAAAGACGATCCGCGTTTTACCAAACCCAATGGCAAACCCGGCGAGCCAAAGACCCAGGCGGAAATGCATGAGATGCTGAGCAAGGCCTATGCAGCCATCACTCAAGAACTGGGTGCCAAACGTCTGCCCGTGGGAGATGCGATGTACATGGTCGATACCGATGCAAAGTGGGGCTTTCAGCCTGGGCCTTCGTTTGATCCCAAAAGTCTGAAGCGTCCGGCCCTGCCTAACCAAAAGCATTCTCTGCATGTGGGCTGGAATTGGAAGAAGGGAAAAGATGGGAAAATCAACCTGGGCATGGATGGCCATCACGCGAATCTAGCCGGGGAATACCTGGGGGCCTGCGTGTGGTATGAAGTGCTGTTTGGCGAAAGCCCCGTCGGCAATGCCTATGTGCCCAAAGGGCTGGCGGCAGACTATGCTCGATTCCTTCAAGAGACCGCGCATCTGGCTGTGACACAAGCTGCGGCGAAGTCAGCGTCTGCTAGTCATCTTCGTGAACGGGGAAATGGCCTGGCTCTCCAAAGCAAAGAGATGCAAACTTTGGCAGACTTGACCTCTCAACCTCAATGA